The DNA window TCGGAATTGAGACACTGTTGTATCAATTGTGCATACATTACGTTTGGGCATGACCTTCGAAAAATAAACTTTGTTTTAAAGATGATTTTTCTGTTATGTCTTTCAGAAACCCGGTGGCATTGCGATTCTGAGCGACCTTGCAAATCATGTTGAGGCATTATCTGTGAGCAAGGAAGATCACTGCCCTTACACATGGTACGATGCATCCACAAAATCGTACTTTGACATGTTTTGTGCTTCATCGTTGGTCATCCATTGAGTATCTGT is part of the Primulina tabacum isolate GXHZ01 chromosome 18, ASM2559414v2, whole genome shotgun sequence genome and encodes:
- the LOC142533364 gene encoding uncharacterized protein LOC142533364 isoform X2 — its product is MAQSYSSQSMMQHVKPEINLTDQDLYLREKPGGIAILSDLANHVEALSVSKEDHCPYTWYDASTKSYFDMFCASSLVIH